One genomic region from Dehalococcoidia bacterium encodes:
- a CDS encoding cyclic nucleotide-binding domain-containing protein produces MVDEVGAEVQETPPFERFLKIYRRFEVVFEEGTSGREMYLIHSGGVSLMVGKAGGNESKVAVLKPGDFFGEMSLVDYSQRSATAVAIEDNTQLIVLDRPKFMFLVQQNPQFALTIMHNLCQRLRELDKRLKGGAE; encoded by the coding sequence GTGGTAGATGAAGTTGGCGCTGAAGTCCAGGAAACTCCGCCTTTCGAAAGGTTCCTGAAGATATACCGGAGGTTTGAAGTTGTCTTTGAAGAGGGAACCAGCGGAAGAGAGATGTACCTGATTCACAGCGGGGGAGTGAGTCTGATGGTGGGAAAGGCGGGGGGCAATGAGAGCAAGGTCGCTGTCCTGAAGCCGGGCGATTTCTTTGGAGAGATGTCTCTGGTGGACTATTCCCAGCGGTCGGCCACGGCAGTAGCCATTGAAGACAACACCCAGCTGATTGTTCTGGACCGGCCGAAGTTTATGTTTTTGGTTCAGCAGAATCCGCAGTTTGCTCTCACGATCATGCACAATCTGTGTCAGCGTCTACGGGAGTTGGATAAGCGGCTGAAAGGGGGGGCGGAGTGA
- a CDS encoding adenylate/guanylate cyclase domain-containing protein produces the protein MKNNAATPGPKSRKKTKRLYHTLALLSVGCLFTLVVILIQPFRSTNFWLADQLFESETPSPNIVVAGIDDTTLETYGRWSEWPRSLHAQAIDNLSAAKAKVIAYDVLFFDDSVDDQVLAEAMAEAGNVVLAMSGSVRIPDTKSVVTYRQMERPTALLEQAMSGAGHANMNPDRDGKVRRIEMVIRDSAGNAYPAFSLSILHTLFSMPLPQEYPIQGHELHVVNREIPVDSSYDLRVNFSADTSQLAYISYGDIISGNFDPSIVKGKIVLIGMTATGDVDVWAVPTKNGKIPGTFIHALAIDTILRERYLTEAGTGTTLLTLLILVGITGLALPRIGVKWGVALVGGLFVAYVGVVFINFDKGHILNLLYPLSMLPVLLVSSIVCIILIQQSDDRFVKDLFGRYVSPQVAKEILTMADSSELKLGGETREVSVLFADIRGFTEMSERMSPGEVVGMLNTFLPVVIEKVLENGGMVNKFAGDNIMAVWNAPQSQSDHARLAVKAAWEAQQAVAALSQADPSLPKAQFGIGINSGKVLAGNVGSPGRVEYTVIGDSVNLASRICSVAPGGEVWIGPDTYQQAKEFLEVEAKAPQTLKGKAERVTLYHVTGCQ, from the coding sequence ATGAAGAACAATGCAGCAACCCCAGGCCCGAAAAGCAGGAAAAAGACCAAGAGGTTATACCATACACTAGCGCTCTTGAGCGTAGGCTGTCTGTTCACTCTTGTGGTGATATTGATTCAGCCGTTCCGGAGCACCAACTTCTGGTTAGCCGATCAGCTTTTCGAATCGGAGACCCCTTCACCGAACATCGTCGTTGCCGGCATTGATGATACTACGCTGGAGACTTATGGCCGGTGGTCAGAGTGGCCTCGCAGTCTTCACGCTCAGGCCATCGATAATTTGAGTGCAGCCAAGGCCAAGGTCATCGCGTATGATGTCCTTTTCTTCGATGATTCCGTGGATGATCAAGTCCTTGCCGAGGCGATGGCGGAAGCGGGCAATGTAGTTCTGGCTATGTCCGGATCGGTCCGAATACCCGATACGAAATCAGTGGTGACTTACAGGCAAATGGAGAGGCCGACGGCTCTTTTGGAGCAGGCTATGAGCGGCGCAGGTCATGCCAATATGAATCCCGATCGTGACGGCAAAGTGCGGCGTATTGAAATGGTCATCAGAGATAGTGCAGGCAATGCCTATCCTGCTTTTAGCTTGTCTATCTTGCATACGCTGTTCTCCATGCCCTTGCCCCAGGAATACCCGATACAGGGACATGAACTTCATGTGGTGAATCGAGAGATCCCGGTGGACTCTTCTTACGATCTGCGCGTCAACTTTTCCGCTGATACCAGTCAGTTGGCCTATATTTCCTATGGTGATATCATCAGCGGCAACTTCGATCCTTCGATCGTCAAGGGCAAGATCGTGTTGATCGGGATGACGGCTACAGGGGATGTGGATGTATGGGCGGTTCCTACGAAGAACGGTAAGATACCCGGGACGTTTATCCACGCGCTGGCGATTGATACCATTCTCCGGGAGAGGTATCTGACCGAAGCGGGAACCGGAACTACCTTGTTGACTCTGTTGATATTGGTTGGTATCACGGGGCTTGCTTTGCCCCGGATAGGAGTCAAATGGGGAGTCGCCTTGGTGGGTGGGCTGTTCGTTGCTTACGTGGGGGTCGTCTTCATCAACTTCGATAAGGGGCATATCCTGAATCTCCTCTATCCGTTATCGATGCTGCCTGTCCTGTTGGTCAGCAGCATTGTCTGCATCATTCTCATCCAGCAATCGGACGATCGATTTGTGAAAGATTTGTTTGGCCGATATGTTTCCCCGCAGGTAGCCAAAGAGATCCTTACCATGGCTGATTCCTCTGAGCTTAAGCTGGGAGGCGAGACCCGTGAAGTATCCGTGCTCTTTGCTGATATCCGCGGCTTTACGGAGATGAGTGAGAGGATGTCTCCTGGAGAGGTGGTAGGCATGCTGAACACCTTCCTCCCTGTTGTCATCGAGAAGGTTCTGGAAAACGGAGGCATGGTGAACAAGTTTGCCGGTGATAACATCATGGCGGTTTGGAATGCCCCGCAATCCCAATCTGATCATGCCCGACTTGCAGTGAAAGCGGCTTGGGAAGCTCAGCAAGCGGTTGCTGCGCTATCTCAGGCTGATCCTTCTTTACCCAAAGCGCAGTTTGGCATCGGTATCAATAGTGGTAAGGTCCTGGCGGGCAACGTAGGCTCTCCGGGGCGTGTTGAGTATACGGTAATCGGCGATAGCGTCAACTTAGCTTCGCGTATTTGCAGCGTGGCCCCCGGTGGGGAAGTCTGGATTGGACCGGACACCTATCAGCAGGCAAAGGAATTTTTGGAGGTTGAAGCCAAGGCCCCGCAGACGCTGAAAGGCAAGGCAGAGCGGGTGACGCTTTACCATGTGACGGGCTGTCAGTAG
- a CDS encoding MBG domain-containing protein — protein MNKKLILVLVLSLLIGVGGVLVGCGGDSSDDEAIPVGGQPSTFSKPTELTMVSISQGEVLIRKANTNSWIAASAGMTLEPGDAIIAGGSSWAMVTFFEGSTIELEPGTEIGVVDLGIATGGSTKVGLSQQIGKTVSRVKKLADTNSSYEIQTPTCVGAVRGSTMLMDVAEDGSTTICNAEGAISVIVQDVETAIPVGKQITIDKDGNASEFKDCVPFSPFAEVAFTSSVNPSVYGQSVTFTATISVFSPDAGMPSGPVGFKDGEVMIATGVPVSAGQASYTTSALSAGSHSITVVYEGDDIDIDASLSLGLAQVVNKADLSATADDASRKYGEANPVFSGTVSGIQNGDSGTITDSYSSPADAASPVGAYDIVPLLVDGGSGALDNYDITLTNGTLMVEKASLMVTADDASRKYGEANPVFTGTIDGIQSGDLITASYSTSADAASQVGEYGIVPAVSDDGSGKLDNYDVALKNGTLTVEKAKVTVTLSDLSYYWDGSPKSVGVETTPPGVSYEVTYDGSPTPPVGDRNNTVSYNVVVTITDPNYELDDTAPGYNADEGSVTGILKIAPELFDYWYFMGEESDSPAYDCRPEVAGSASDNEVQPCFVIDIPNPTCEDLGFQCPDSLTINLATEEGSPTDGGTTYTRTQDDFEVTITTITEEDGTYFSFTANRWVCKVIVIDEYGKANVYANNGQPSDGNLHAPINLNPSTERPADLSVIIFCYDESTAPVPEYATAILLALGVLALGGFVWMVRRRHAGVA, from the coding sequence ATGAATAAGAAACTAATACTGGTACTTGTCTTATCGCTGTTGATAGGCGTGGGTGGGGTGCTGGTGGGCTGTGGCGGTGATTCTTCCGATGACGAAGCAATACCTGTGGGTGGTCAGCCCTCTACGTTCTCGAAGCCGACTGAACTTACTATGGTTTCCATTTCACAGGGCGAAGTGCTGATCAGGAAGGCAAACACAAATTCATGGATCGCAGCAAGCGCAGGTATGACGTTGGAGCCGGGCGATGCGATCATAGCGGGCGGCAGTTCCTGGGCGATGGTTACTTTCTTTGAAGGCAGCACGATCGAACTGGAACCGGGCACAGAAATTGGAGTTGTCGATCTAGGTATCGCCACTGGCGGTTCAACAAAGGTTGGGCTCAGTCAGCAGATCGGGAAGACCGTCAGCCGGGTCAAGAAGCTGGCGGATACGAATTCCAGCTATGAAATTCAAACTCCGACCTGTGTGGGGGCGGTTAGAGGCAGCACGATGTTGATGGATGTGGCTGAGGATGGTTCAACCACCATTTGTAATGCAGAGGGAGCAATAAGCGTCATTGTTCAGGATGTGGAAACTGCAATTCCTGTAGGGAAGCAAATCACCATTGACAAAGACGGGAACGCCAGTGAGTTCAAGGATTGTGTTCCTTTCTCGCCGTTTGCCGAGGTAGCTTTCACCTCCTCTGTCAACCCTTCGGTCTATGGCCAATCGGTGACTTTTACAGCTACGATAAGTGTCTTTTCTCCGGATGCCGGCATGCCTTCAGGGCCTGTGGGTTTTAAAGACGGTGAAGTCATGATCGCCACCGGGGTGCCTGTGAGTGCTGGTCAAGCGAGTTATACCACTTCTGCTCTCTCGGCGGGCAGCCATTCGATAACTGTGGTCTATGAGGGCGATGATATCGATATCGATGCCAGCCTTTCGTTGGGCCTGGCTCAGGTGGTGAACAAGGCTGACTTGTCGGCGACGGCGGATGATGCGTCTCGGAAGTATGGTGAAGCTAACCCGGTGTTCAGTGGGACTGTTAGCGGCATTCAGAACGGCGATAGCGGTACTATCACAGACAGCTATTCCAGCCCTGCAGATGCCGCCAGTCCGGTGGGCGCTTATGATATTGTGCCTTTGCTGGTGGATGGCGGGTCTGGCGCTCTGGACAATTATGATATCACTTTGACGAATGGGACCTTGATGGTAGAAAAGGCATCGCTGATGGTGACGGCTGATGATGCATCCCGGAAGTATGGCGAGGCGAACCCTGTTTTTACGGGAACCATTGACGGCATTCAGAGCGGCGATCTGATCACAGCGAGCTATTCCACCTCTGCCGATGCCGCGAGCCAAGTGGGTGAGTACGGAATTGTGCCTGCAGTCTCGGATGATGGCAGCGGGAAACTGGATAACTACGATGTGGCTTTGAAGAACGGGACCCTGACGGTGGAAAAAGCCAAGGTGACAGTGACACTGAGTGATCTTTCCTACTATTGGGATGGCTCCCCGAAGTCGGTGGGCGTGGAGACTACGCCACCCGGTGTGAGCTATGAGGTCACCTATGATGGTTCACCAACTCCCCCTGTCGGCGACAGAAACAACACAGTGAGCTACAATGTGGTGGTGACCATCACTGATCCCAACTACGAGCTGGACGATACTGCTCCTGGCTATAACGCGGATGAGGGGAGCGTCACTGGCATTTTAAAAATTGCGCCTGAGCTGTTTGACTATTGGTACTTCATGGGCGAAGAATCCGACTCACCCGCTTACGACTGCAGGCCGGAAGTAGCAGGGAGCGCGTCGGATAATGAAGTTCAGCCTTGTTTTGTCATCGATATTCCGAATCCCACGTGTGAGGATTTGGGTTTCCAGTGTCCTGACAGCTTGACGATTAATCTTGCTACTGAGGAAGGGTCTCCTACTGATGGAGGAACTACTTACACTCGCACTCAAGATGATTTCGAGGTGACGATCACCACCATCACCGAAGAGGATGGAACCTATTTCAGCTTCACAGCAAACAGATGGGTTTGTAAGGTCATTGTAATAGACGAGTACGGCAAGGCGAACGTGTATGCCAATAATGGCCAGCCCAGTGATGGAAATCTTCACGCACCCATAAATCTAAATCCCAGCACTGAGCGACCTGCTGACCTCAGCGTCATCATATTCTGCTATGATGAATCAACTGCTCCAGTGCCTGAGTATGCAACTGCGATCCTGCTGGCGCTCGGCGTTTTGGCACTGGGCGGATTTGTGTGGATGGTGAGACGCAGACACGCAGGAGTTGCGTAA
- the xerC gene encoding tyrosine recombinase XerC: MEDLLEKYLIYLKAERNFSPYTVRNYSSDILGFFDFLRQEGVTSLEKVDHLTVRRYMGQLLEKGVVRGSISRKMSALRSFFRYLNQQGLLAAEPMSKVSGLKGEKRLPSFLTSEEVIRLLSAPNTSTPQGLRDLAILELLYAAGLRVSEIASLDIVHVDLESGQVRVWGKGSKERMTLIGKPAAEALQHYLHYGRPKLLGQTKTNALFLNRFGERIAERRIQYLLKGYAKQAGINGRVHPHMLRHTFATHMLDGGADLRVVQELLGHENLSSTQIYTHVTRTQMRSRYLQAHPRSKEDERAVKPQNTQQ; encoded by the coding sequence ATGGAAGACCTGCTCGAAAAATACCTCATCTACCTCAAAGCAGAGCGCAATTTCTCACCTTACACCGTGAGGAACTACAGCTCCGATATCCTCGGCTTCTTTGATTTCCTCAGACAGGAAGGGGTAACATCACTGGAGAAGGTTGATCACCTGACCGTTCGGCGTTATATGGGTCAGCTCTTGGAGAAGGGGGTAGTACGCGGGAGTATCTCTCGCAAGATGAGCGCGTTACGTTCATTTTTCCGCTATCTGAATCAGCAGGGATTACTGGCAGCAGAGCCCATGAGCAAAGTATCCGGACTAAAAGGTGAAAAACGGCTGCCATCGTTCCTGACATCGGAAGAAGTGATCCGCCTCCTGAGCGCGCCCAATACCTCAACGCCGCAAGGATTGCGAGACCTGGCTATATTGGAACTTCTCTATGCTGCCGGACTTCGGGTGAGCGAGATCGCCTCGCTGGACATTGTACACGTGGACCTGGAATCAGGCCAGGTCAGGGTATGGGGCAAGGGCTCCAAGGAGAGGATGACCCTCATCGGCAAGCCTGCCGCCGAGGCGCTGCAACACTATTTGCACTACGGCCGACCCAAACTCCTGGGCCAGACAAAAACCAATGCCCTGTTTCTGAATCGATTCGGAGAGAGGATCGCGGAAAGAAGAATCCAGTATCTCTTGAAAGGATACGCCAAACAGGCCGGCATCAATGGGCGGGTGCATCCGCACATGCTGCGCCACACTTTTGCCACTCATATGCTGGATGGAGGGGCTGACCTGCGGGTGGTTCAGGAACTGCTGGGGCATGAAAATCTCTCCAGTACTCAAATCTATACCCACGTGACGCGAACTCAAATGCGCAGTCGCTATCTTCAAGCGCATCCCCGGAGCAAGGAAGATGAAAGGGCTGTCAAACCTCAAAACACCCAGCAATAA
- a CDS encoding cation:proton antiporter, protein METEIINGVLISIVMAAVIGYVIHRLRQPVIFGYIIAGIIIGPELGLRWVTDPQAIDFSSELGLIALMFMVGLELDLKKLRESGTELLVIAVVQFVTCVALGLAFFSLPGFDDSGKYAPLYLAITFSLSSTMIVVKLLYEKFELDTLPGRLTLGVLIMQDIWAIVFLAVQPDLANPELPKLGLSFLKGAALIGGCLLASRYLLPTLFKGIAKNPELVLITALGWCFLVSYISGDVAELSRAMGALIAGVSLSTLPYNREINDRVNSIRSFFLILFFVSLGMKVAQPSLHIFTMAVLASFFLIASRFIAMFPLLYLMKKGIRVSFLVPLNIAQISEFALVIATLGMGFGHINENVMTIILFTLMITATASTYMITYSHKLYLTTAGVLTKLGLKDITSPEEKTIQTEDSHPIMFLGFYKIASSLLHALEQHTPSITSKIVVVDFNPDVHRKLNKRGVKCVFGDLGNTGSLLENGLETAKVVVSTIPDTILKGTSNMTLLTYTKRINPSARVIVTAESTKLAKQLWAAGADFVILPNVEAGDKVASLLEQLLTEEDIPHACSEYRCRIMEQTGEVIE, encoded by the coding sequence ATGGAAACTGAAATCATCAATGGCGTCTTGATCTCCATTGTGATGGCAGCCGTCATCGGTTATGTCATCCATCGGCTTCGCCAACCCGTAATCTTCGGTTACATCATCGCCGGAATTATCATCGGTCCCGAGCTCGGCCTCCGCTGGGTAACCGATCCCCAGGCTATCGACTTCAGTTCAGAACTCGGCTTGATCGCCCTGATGTTCATGGTCGGGCTGGAACTCGATCTCAAGAAGCTCAGGGAATCCGGCACAGAGCTCCTGGTAATAGCCGTTGTCCAATTCGTCACATGCGTCGCTCTGGGCCTAGCGTTTTTCAGTCTCCCCGGCTTCGACGACAGCGGAAAATATGCTCCCCTGTACCTGGCCATCACCTTCTCCCTGAGCAGCACCATGATCGTGGTGAAGCTCCTGTACGAGAAGTTCGAGCTTGATACGCTGCCGGGACGACTCACCCTGGGAGTGCTCATCATGCAGGACATCTGGGCAATTGTTTTCCTGGCTGTCCAGCCTGATCTGGCTAACCCCGAGCTTCCCAAACTGGGGCTCTCGTTTCTGAAGGGTGCTGCGTTGATCGGCGGCTGTCTGCTCGCCAGCCGTTACCTGCTGCCCACTCTCTTCAAAGGCATCGCCAAGAATCCCGAACTGGTGCTGATCACGGCACTGGGATGGTGCTTCCTCGTATCCTATATATCAGGGGATGTGGCTGAGTTGAGCCGGGCCATGGGCGCCCTCATCGCCGGCGTAAGCCTCTCTACTCTGCCTTACAATCGCGAGATCAACGACAGGGTCAACAGCATCCGGTCCTTTTTCCTTATCCTGTTCTTCGTGTCCCTGGGAATGAAGGTGGCTCAACCCAGTCTCCACATTTTCACCATGGCTGTTCTGGCCTCCTTCTTCCTGATCGCCAGCCGATTCATCGCCATGTTTCCCCTTCTCTACCTGATGAAGAAAGGGATACGGGTAAGTTTCCTGGTCCCTCTGAATATTGCGCAGATCAGTGAATTTGCCCTGGTCATCGCTACCCTTGGGATGGGCTTTGGTCACATCAATGAGAACGTCATGACTATCATCCTCTTCACGCTGATGATAACGGCAACGGCATCTACATACATGATTACCTACAGTCATAAGCTCTATCTGACTACCGCAGGCGTCCTCACCAAGCTGGGGCTGAAGGATATCACCTCCCCGGAAGAGAAGACCATCCAAACAGAGGACTCCCATCCGATCATGTTCCTGGGATTCTACAAGATTGCCAGCTCTCTGCTTCATGCCCTGGAGCAACACACCCCTTCGATCACCAGCAAGATCGTTGTAGTGGATTTTAATCCTGATGTGCACCGGAAACTCAACAAACGCGGGGTTAAGTGCGTATTTGGCGATCTGGGCAATACCGGCTCGCTTCTTGAAAACGGTCTGGAAACGGCAAAAGTGGTAGTCTCTACCATTCCGGATACGATTCTAAAAGGCACCAGCAACATGACACTTCTCACCTACACCAAGAGAATCAATCCATCAGCTCGGGTGATTGTCACCGCCGAGAGCACCAAACTGGCAAAGCAACTATGGGCGGCCGGAGCTGATTTTGTGATTCTTCCTAATGTCGAGGCAGGCGATAAGGTGGCTTCCCTGCTGGAGCAACTCCTGACTGAGGAGGACATCCCCCATGCCTGCTCCGAGTATCGCTGCCGGATCATGGAGCAGACGGGAGAAGTAATCGAATAG
- a CDS encoding MBL fold metallo-hydrolase: MKLTVLGTSASYPGPSQACSGFLIEHMKTTLLIDCGTGVLSNLQKYVGLLDVSDIVITHMHADHFFDLIPYRYALKYGIDNPQGLRPKLHLPPKGIKEINQVVGPFSESDDFLGDVFEVSEYSPDRKLRLGDLILAFAAVAHYVPAYAVSVSGIGGKIAYSSDSGPCPGLFHIAKDADIFICGVGRSLEPDSDSLWGHLRPTEAGELAKEVNVKRLLLTHLWPSSNRATILDESSAKFGGFTELAEECRTYQLADCLGAGEIR; the protein is encoded by the coding sequence TTGAAGCTTACGGTTCTGGGGACGAGCGCATCCTATCCTGGACCCTCTCAAGCGTGCTCTGGATTCTTGATTGAGCACATGAAAACAACCCTTTTGATTGATTGTGGGACGGGCGTGTTGAGTAATCTCCAAAAATATGTCGGACTCCTCGATGTGTCGGATATCGTGATCACCCACATGCATGCGGATCATTTCTTCGATTTGATACCCTATCGCTATGCTTTGAAATATGGGATCGATAACCCTCAGGGTTTGAGGCCAAAACTCCATTTGCCTCCCAAAGGTATCAAGGAGATCAATCAGGTAGTGGGCCCTTTTTCCGAGTCGGACGATTTCCTCGGTGATGTTTTTGAAGTATCGGAATACTCCCCTGACCGGAAGTTGCGTTTGGGTGATCTGATTCTGGCATTCGCGGCGGTGGCCCATTATGTTCCAGCGTATGCTGTTTCAGTTTCGGGCATTGGCGGGAAGATAGCTTATTCCTCCGATAGCGGTCCGTGCCCGGGGTTGTTTCATATTGCTAAGGATGCGGATATTTTCATTTGCGGTGTGGGGAGAAGCCTTGAGCCTGATAGTGATTCCCTCTGGGGGCATTTGAGACCCACTGAAGCCGGAGAATTGGCCAAAGAGGTCAACGTGAAACGCCTGTTGTTGACGCATTTGTGGCCGAGTTCCAACCGTGCCACGATCCTTGATGAATCTAGTGCGAAGTTCGGCGGATTCACGGAGCTGGCTGAGGAATGCCGCACTTATCAGCTTGCTGATTGTCTTGGAGCTGGAGAGATTCGGTAA
- a CDS encoding MBL fold metallo-hydrolase has translation MKDSPYNTKDQPAGRAELPQTIQIRPNIYQFTSQKPGSHVYLIKGEVRNVLIDTGITSHFPALQNRLAEIGLGVRDIDLLLLTHEHYDHIGATAYFHKSAVVAAHSLAANKIELQDEFVTFGKFVNEAGGRFWVDIWLEDGTTLDLGKYKLHVIHTPGHTSGCACFYEPKEGLLFSGDTVFAGGVLSTIEVSGNVSDYVNSIERLSQLKIKEIHPGHGRSSNTPDEDLPKAAAYAQALLEDSKTFLEAFLKTRQLHQKGVYWENIEQP, from the coding sequence GTGAAGGACTCACCATACAACACCAAGGATCAGCCTGCCGGGCGAGCGGAGCTGCCGCAAACCATACAGATAAGGCCGAACATCTATCAGTTCACCAGCCAGAAACCCGGGAGCCACGTCTATCTGATCAAAGGGGAAGTCAGGAACGTGCTCATTGATACTGGGATAACCAGCCATTTCCCGGCCCTCCAGAATCGGCTTGCGGAGATCGGATTGGGAGTGAGGGATATTGATCTTCTCTTGTTGACTCACGAGCATTACGACCACATCGGCGCTACGGCGTATTTTCACAAGTCGGCCGTTGTTGCCGCCCATAGTTTGGCCGCCAATAAAATTGAGCTGCAGGACGAGTTCGTCACCTTCGGCAAATTCGTGAATGAGGCAGGCGGGCGTTTTTGGGTTGACATATGGCTGGAAGACGGCACCACCCTTGACCTTGGAAAATATAAATTGCACGTGATCCACACACCTGGCCATACCTCCGGTTGCGCGTGCTTCTATGAGCCAAAGGAAGGGCTCCTGTTTTCCGGGGATACTGTGTTTGCCGGGGGAGTGCTCTCCACTATAGAGGTTTCAGGCAATGTGAGCGACTATGTTAATTCGATCGAGCGGCTGAGCCAGTTGAAGATCAAGGAAATTCATCCCGGCCATGGGAGGTCATCCAATACCCCCGATGAGGATTTGCCAAAAGCCGCGGCATATGCCCAGGCGCTGCTTGAGGACTCCAAGACGTTTCTTGAAGCTTTTCTCAAAACCAGGCAGCTTCATCAAAAGGGTGTCTACTGGGAAAATATTGAACAACCGTAG